CCTGAGTCGCCAGCGTTTTTCATTGTCTGCAAATCCCGAGGAGAGATTCCCATGCGTCGTCAAACCTTTGTTCACGGCCTGTTCGCCGCTGCCGCCGGCCTTGGCCTGGCGGGCAATGCTCTTGCACAGTCCCCGCTGGAAGTGCCTTTCTATTACCCCGTGGCCGTGGGAGGCCCCATCACCAAGGTGATCGATGGCTATGCGGCGGACTTCAACAAGGCGCATCCGCAGTACAAGCTCACGCCCATCTATGCGGGCACCTATCAGGAAACCATCGTCAAGGCATTGACGGCGCACAAGGCGGGCAAGGCGCCTGCGACCTCGGTGCTGCTGTCCACCGATATGTTCACGCTGATGGACGAGGGCGCGATTGCGCCCATTGACGACTTCGTGAAGACCGATGCCGACAAGGCCTGGCTCAAGGGCTTCTACCCGGCCTTCATGGCCAACAGCCAGACCGGTGGCAAGACCTGGGGCGTGCCCTTTCAGCGCTCCACCGTGGTGATGTACTACAACAAGGAAGCTTTCAAGGAGGCCGGCCTGAACCCCGACAAGGCGCCCCAGAACTGGAAGGAGCTCAGGGAGGCCGCCCACAAGCTGACCAAGAAGGACGCCAGCGGCAAGGTCGTGCAATACGGCATCCAGATTCCGTCCACCGGCTTTGGCTACTGGATGCTGCAGACCCTGACCACGCCCAATGATGTGCTGCTGGCCAACGAGTCCGGCACCCGCGTCACGCTCAACAACCCCAAGGTGGTGGGAGCGCTGAACTTCTGGGTAAGTCTCGTCAGGGACGGCGTGCATCCGGCCGGCGTGGTGGAGTGGGGCACGACGCCCAGGGACTTCATGGAAAAGAAGGCTGTCATCATCGTGACGACCACGGGCAATCTCACCAATATCCGCGCCAATGCCAAGTTCGACTTCGGCGTGGGCCAGATCGCCGGCAATGTCCGCAAGGGATCGCCCACGGGCGGGGGCAATTTCTACATCTTCAAGAACGCGCCCAGGGAGCAGCAGCAGGCTGCATTCGAGTTTGCCAAATGGGTGACCCAGCCCGAGCGTGCAGCGCAGTGGAGCATGGACAGCGGCTATGTGGCGGTCTCGCCAGCGGCTTACGAGACGCCCGTACTCAAGAAGTACGGCCAGGAATTTCCCCAGGCCCTGGTGGCGCGCGATCAACTGCCCGTGTCGGTGGCCGAATATTCCACCCATGAGAACCAGCGCGTGACCAAGGTGCTCAACGATGCGATCCAGGCGGCCCTGAACGGCACCAAGACCGCAGCCCAGGCCATGGACGATGCGCAGAAGGAGTCCGACCGCATTCTGCGTCGCTACCAGTAATGAGCAGTCCGGCGCTTGACACCGGCAGTGGCGCCATGGCGGCGCCCCTGTCATCCAGGGCCGCCCGCAGGCTGGCGCAGGCCGCGGCACGCCAGCAGGCCGTGCATGCCTGGCTGCTGCTCATGCCGGCGCTGGTGCTGCTGCTGGGCTTTACGCACTGGCCGGCCTTGTCCACCCTGATCGACAGCCTGCATGCCACGGCGCGTGGCGGCCAGTCCGGCGAATGGGTGGGACTGGAAAACTATGCGCTCATGGTCGACGACCCCGTGTTCTGGCAGGCCGTGCGCAACAACCTCTGGTTTGCCGCTGCCACCATTCCGCTGTCCATGGGGCTGGCCTTGCTGATGGCGCTGTGGGTCAACGAGAAGCTCGCGGGGCGGGCCTGGCTGCGCATGGCGTATTTCACGCCCACGGTGCTGCCCATGATTGCCGTTGCCAATATCTGGCTGTTCTTCTACACGCCGCAGTACGGACTGCTGGAGCAGGTGCGCGGCGCACTGG
This DNA window, taken from Comamonas testosteroni TK102, encodes the following:
- a CDS encoding ABC transporter substrate-binding protein, yielding MRRQTFVHGLFAAAAGLGLAGNALAQSPLEVPFYYPVAVGGPITKVIDGYAADFNKAHPQYKLTPIYAGTYQETIVKALTAHKAGKAPATSVLLSTDMFTLMDEGAIAPIDDFVKTDADKAWLKGFYPAFMANSQTGGKTWGVPFQRSTVVMYYNKEAFKEAGLNPDKAPQNWKELREAAHKLTKKDASGKVVQYGIQIPSTGFGYWMLQTLTTPNDVLLANESGTRVTLNNPKVVGALNFWVSLVRDGVHPAGVVEWGTTPRDFMEKKAVIIVTTTGNLTNIRANAKFDFGVGQIAGNVRKGSPTGGGNFYIFKNAPREQQQAAFEFAKWVTQPERAAQWSMDSGYVAVSPAAYETPVLKKYGQEFPQALVARDQLPVSVAEYSTHENQRVTKVLNDAIQAALNGTKTAAQAMDDAQKESDRILRRYQ
- a CDS encoding carbohydrate ABC transporter permease codes for the protein MAAPLSSRAARRLAQAAARQQAVHAWLLLMPALVLLLGFTHWPALSTLIDSLHATARGGQSGEWVGLENYALMVDDPVFWQAVRNNLWFAAATIPLSMGLALLMALWVNEKLAGRAWLRMAYFTPTVLPMIAVANIWLFFYTPQYGLLEQVRGALGLDAHNWLGDPSTALACITLVAVWKEAGFFMIFYLAALQTLNPSLKEAAAIEGASRWYFLRRVQWPLLMPTTLFILVNAVINAFRLVDHVFILTRGGPDNASTLLLYHLYEVGFKFWDTGYAAAITVVLVTVLAAVALLQFFVLDKKVHYQ